A single region of the Romeriopsis navalis LEGE 11480 genome encodes:
- the trxA gene encoding thioredoxin, which produces MSAAAQVTDATFDQEVIASEVPVLVDFWAPWCGPCRMVAPVVDEIASQYEGKVKVVKINTDDNPSVANKYGIRSIPTLMIFKGGQKVDTVVGAVPKTTLANTLDKYL; this is translated from the coding sequence ATGTCAGCAGCCGCGCAAGTTACCGATGCTACTTTTGATCAAGAAGTGATCGCAAGTGAAGTACCTGTCTTGGTCGATTTTTGGGCACCGTGGTGCGGTCCCTGCCGAATGGTCGCGCCTGTCGTGGACGAAATCGCCAGTCAGTATGAAGGCAAAGTCAAAGTTGTCAAAATCAACACTGACGATAACCCTAGTGTTGCCAATAAATATGGGATTCGCAGTATCCCCACGCTGATGATCTTTAAAGGTGGTCAGAAGGTAGATACCGTCGTTGGAGCTGTGCCCAAAACCACATTGGCCAATACGCTCGACAAATATCTCTAA
- a CDS encoding LOG family protein, producing the protein MNMTTNYPSPGSIAALRANLNQLLNDLPEHPNGDLIMQMLSSFMNIAGEDLERLDFKILHGALTDMEQAFLALHPYRHTRKIAIFGSARLAPHTAEYQMARDFAHMIAAQGYMVITGAGPGIMQAGNEGAGTEQSVGLNILLPFEQGSNPFIAGDPKLVNFKYFFTRKLFFLK; encoded by the coding sequence ATGAATATGACTACTAACTATCCTTCCCCTGGGTCGATCGCGGCACTCAGAGCCAATCTCAATCAACTGTTAAATGATCTACCAGAGCATCCGAATGGCGATCTGATCATGCAGATGCTCAGCAGTTTTATGAATATCGCTGGTGAAGATTTAGAGCGCCTCGACTTTAAGATTTTACATGGGGCACTCACGGATATGGAGCAAGCGTTTCTCGCCTTGCACCCCTACCGCCACACTCGCAAAATTGCCATCTTTGGGTCCGCTAGGCTCGCACCACATACCGCCGAATATCAAATGGCGCGGGACTTTGCACACATGATTGCAGCCCAAGGCTATATGGTGATTACCGGTGCCGGACCAGGCATCATGCAGGCAGGGAACGAAGGCGCTGGCACTGAACAGTCAGTTGGATTGAATATCCTATTGCCCTTCGAGCAGGGTTCAAATCCCTTTATCGCTGGTGATCCAAAACTTGTAAATTTTAAGTATTTCTTTACTCGCAAGCTGTTCTTCCTCAAAG